In the Streptomyces sp. SJL17-4 genome, GCGCGTGCGGCACGCCCAGGTCGTCGTCCATGGCCTCGGCGAAGGCCGGCGGCACCTCGGGGGCGGGGGCGACGTCCCTGCCGGCCTTCTCGGTGGCGCGCTGGACGAAGCCCTCGATCCGGGCGAACGCCGACTCGGCCTCGCGCAGGGACTCCTCGCTGTACTCGATCATCGAGCGGTAGTGCGGGGTGCCCAGGTAGTAGCGGAGAACGATCGGGCGCCAGTTCTTCACCATCTCGGACACCAGCACGCTGTTGCCGAGCGACTTCGACATCTTCTCGCCGGCCATGGTGACCCAGGCGTTGTGCACCCAGTACGAGGCGAAGGCGTCGCCGAAGGCCTTGGCCTGGGCGATCTCGTTCTCGTGGTGCGGGAAGATCAGGTCGAGGCCGCCGCCGTGGATGTCGAACGCGGAGCCCAGGTACTTGTGGGCCATCGCCGAGCACTCCAGGTGCCAGCCGGGACGGCCGCGGCCCCACGGGGTCTCCCAGTCGGGCTCGCCCGGCTTGGTGGCCTTCCACATGGCGAAGTCGCGCGGGTCGCGCTTCCCGGTGATGCCGTCCTCGCTGGGCTGGCGCAGGTCGTCGATGTCCTGGTTCGACAGCTCCAGGTAGCCCGGGAAGGAGCGCACGTCGAAGTAGACGCTGCCGTCGGCCTCGTACGCGTGACCGCGCTCGATGAGGCCGCGCATCATCTCGATCATCTCGGGGACGTGCCCGGTGGCGCGGGGCTCGTACGTCGGCGGCAGGCAACCGAGGGCGTCGTAGCCCGCGTTGAACGCGCGCTCGTTCTCGTAGCCGATGGACCACCAGGGGCGGCTCTGGTCCGCGCCCTTGGCGATGATCTTGTCGTCGATGTCGGTGACGTTGCGGATGAACGTGACGTCGTAGCCGCGGTACGCGAACCAGCGGCGCATGATGTCGAAGTTCAGCCCCGAACGGATGTGGCCGATGTGCGGGGCCGCCTGGACGGTGGCACCACAGAGGTAGATCGAGACCTGGCCCGGCGTGAGCGGGGTGAAGTCACGGATCTGCCGGGCGCTGGTGTCGTACAGGCGAATAGTCACCACTCCAGGGTAGTGGGCGTGTGGTAGTGCCCCGATACCCGTTCGCCGTCTCCGATGACGTTTTTCACCGGTACCGGTGGAT is a window encoding:
- the cysS gene encoding cysteine--tRNA ligase, which codes for MTIRLYDTSARQIRDFTPLTPGQVSIYLCGATVQAAPHIGHIRSGLNFDIMRRWFAYRGYDVTFIRNVTDIDDKIIAKGADQSRPWWSIGYENERAFNAGYDALGCLPPTYEPRATGHVPEMIEMMRGLIERGHAYEADGSVYFDVRSFPGYLELSNQDIDDLRQPSEDGITGKRDPRDFAMWKATKPGEPDWETPWGRGRPGWHLECSAMAHKYLGSAFDIHGGGLDLIFPHHENEIAQAKAFGDAFASYWVHNAWVTMAGEKMSKSLGNSVLVSEMVKNWRPIVLRYYLGTPHYRSMIEYSEESLREAESAFARIEGFVQRATEKAGRDVAPAPEVPPAFAEAMDDDLGVPHALAIIHTTVRQGNSALAADDKDEAIARLAEVRAMLGVLGLDPLDPHWAEESGGGDELHGAVDTLVRLVLQQRESARERKDWATADAIRDQLNQSGLAIEDSPDGPRWTLGNR